The following proteins are encoded in a genomic region of Alnus glutinosa chromosome 8, dhAlnGlut1.1, whole genome shotgun sequence:
- the LOC133876308 gene encoding 2S seed storage albumin protein-like, translated as MGPSKTQMQPLPSYLPLNSHAAVCGSIHMHGNLRGSMNAAVFHIITMVRLATLAALFATLLLVAHATAFRTTITTVDVDTDIENQQRRGERCREQIQRQQNLNHCQRYMMQQSESGSDEDGNQQQHLQQCCQQLRRMDEQCRCEGLRQVVRQQQGELQGEEMREMMECARDLPNQCRLSPQHCEIRSSWF; from the exons ATGGGCCCATCTAAAACCCAAATGCAACCATTACCCTCCTACCTTCCACTTAACTCGCATGCAGCCGTTTGTGGCAGCATCCATATGCATGGAAACCTACGTGGAAGCATGAATGCAGCCG TGTTTCATATCATAACAATGGTCAGGCTCGCAACATTAGCAGCTCTTTTTGCAACCCTTTTGTTGGTGGCGCATGCCACTGCCTTCCGCACCACCATAACAACCGTGGATGTTGACACGGACATTGAGAATCAGCAGAGGCGAGGCGAGAGATGCCGCGAGCAGATTCAGCGTCAGCAGAACCTCAACCACTGCCAGCGGTATATGATGCAACAAAGCGAGTCCGGGAGTGACGAAGACGGCAACCAACAACAGCATTTACAGCAGTGCTGCCAACAGCTGAGGAGGATGGATGAGCAGTGCCGATGCGAGGGGTTGAGGCAGGTGGTAAGGCAGCAGCAGGGTGAGCTCCAGGGTGAGGAAATGCGGGAGATGATGGAGTGTGCGAGAGACTTGCCAAATCAATGCCGCCTCAGCCCTCAGCACTGTGAGATTCGCTCCTCCTGGTTCTAG
- the LOC133876307 gene encoding 2S seed storage albumin protein-like produces MAKLATLAALFAALLLVANATAFHTTLTTMDVGEDLENRQRLATLETLFVVGSACHCLLHHRNNRRRRRGHWESTKLQIPSTPTIEFHQSICIPTKVFHIITMARLATLAALFVALLLVAHAAAFRTTITTVDVDEDIENQQRRGESCREQVQRQQNLNHCQRYMRQQSESESDEDGNQQQHLQQCCQQLRRMDEQCRCEGLRQVVRQQQGELRGEEMREMMECARDLPNQCRLSPQRCEIRSSWF; encoded by the exons ATGGCCAAGCTCGCAACCTTAGCAGCTCTTTTTGCAGCCCTTTTGTTGGTGGCGAATGCCACTGCCTTCCACACCACCTTAACAACCATGGACGTCGGCGAGGACCTTGAGAACCGGCAGAG GCTTGCAACCTTAGAAACTCTTTTTGTTGTTGGTAGTGCATGCCACTGCCTTCTACACCACCGTAACAACCGTAGACGTCGACGAGGACATTGGGAATCAACAAAG CTACAAATACCCTCCACTCCCACCATAGAGTTTCATCAAAGCATTTGCATTCCAACTAAAGTGTTTCATATCATAACAATGGCAAGGCTCGCAACCTTAGCAGCTCTTTTTGTAGCCCTTTTGTTGGTGGCGCATGCCGCTGCCTTCCGCACCACCATAACAACCGTGGACGTCGACGAGGACATTGAGAATCAGCAGAGGCGAGGCGAGAGCTGCCGCGAGCAGGTTCAGCGTCAGCAGAACCTCAACCACTGCCAGCGGTATATGAGGCAGCAAAGCGAGTCCGAGAGTGACGAAGACGGCAACCAACAGCAGCATTTACAGCAGTGCTGCCAACAGCTGAGGAGGATGGACGAGCAGTGCCGATGCGAGGGGTTGAGGCAGGTGGTAAGGCAACAGCAGGGTGAGCTCCGGGGTGAGGAAATGCGGGAGATGATGGAGTGTGCGAGAGACTTGCCAAATCAATGCCGCCTCAGCCCCCAGCGTTGTGAGATTCGCTCCTCCTGGTTTTAG